One genomic window of Actinoalloteichus hoggarensis includes the following:
- a CDS encoding RidA family protein: MTWRAVTSPELPAPAGAYSHVIDTGTLVFTAGFGPQDPETGTIPDGVAAQTEKVIDNVERALAAVGLGLSDVVKTTVHLQHLDRDFAEYDAVYGRRFTAPHPVRTTVGSTLAGILVEIDAVAVRPS, translated from the coding sequence ATGACCTGGAGAGCCGTCACCAGCCCCGAGCTGCCCGCCCCCGCCGGGGCGTACAGCCATGTGATCGATACCGGCACCCTCGTCTTCACCGCGGGCTTCGGGCCGCAGGACCCGGAGACGGGGACGATCCCCGACGGGGTGGCGGCACAGACCGAGAAGGTGATCGACAACGTCGAGCGGGCCCTGGCCGCCGTCGGCCTCGGCCTGTCCGACGTCGTGAAGACGACCGTTCACCTGCAACACCTGGACCGCGACTTCGCCGAGTACGACGCCGTCTACGGCAGGCGCTTCACCGCGCCCCACCCGGTGCGGACCACGGTGGGCAGCACACTGGCGGGCATCCTCGTCGAGATCGACGCGGTGGCCGTGCGTCCGAGCTGA
- a CDS encoding YbaB/EbfC family nucleoid-associated protein has translation MTDQPYSSRDPIDGLRRSLTNTVGDLTRMQEAIDAQLTEVRTRTEELRTRRFEASADSRRAHAVVDGEGFLQELRIDPGSLRSSHPGQLGGEIVQAVSRTRAAASEENRKTFQGLMPAMFPAGGVS, from the coding sequence ATGACCGACCAGCCGTACTCGTCGCGCGATCCGATCGACGGGCTCCGCCGTTCTCTGACGAACACGGTCGGCGACCTGACGCGCATGCAGGAGGCGATCGACGCACAGCTCACCGAAGTACGGACCAGGACCGAGGAACTGCGGACGCGACGGTTCGAGGCCTCCGCCGATTCTCGTCGCGCACACGCGGTCGTCGACGGCGAGGGTTTCCTTCAGGAGCTGCGCATCGACCCGGGTTCCCTACGGTCTTCGCATCCCGGGCAACTGGGCGGCGAGATCGTGCAAGCGGTGAGCCGCACCCGCGCTGCCGCATCGGAAGAGAACCGTAAGACCTTCCAGGGGCTGATGCCCGCCATGTTTCCCGCCGGAGGAGTGTCCTGA
- a CDS encoding acetylxylan esterase, with protein sequence MELPRHGSVGHTPRYDDRLRYVVLTPMHRGQRRADSPFRARYPGLFTLGIEDPTTFVYRAIIADCLRAVELLCARPEVDPDRIGITGDDLALTTAARRPVFAAVRVTGPLLHDAPVRRHATGEYPLEELNDLLRLRPQDEPLVTRTFGVFDPVSHAQSIRAATLLSVPSGVSPWTAALVEALGARLETYRLTDEDPADAVALDGWLADRLGVQTPARYIPEPP encoded by the coding sequence GTGGAACTGCCGCGTCACGGCAGTGTCGGCCACACACCCCGCTACGACGACCGGCTGCGCTACGTGGTGCTCACTCCGATGCATCGGGGGCAGCGTCGAGCCGACAGCCCCTTCCGCGCCCGGTATCCGGGCCTGTTCACCCTCGGCATCGAGGACCCGACCACGTTCGTCTATCGCGCGATCATCGCCGACTGTCTGCGGGCGGTGGAGCTGCTCTGCGCCCGGCCGGAGGTAGATCCGGACCGGATCGGGATCACCGGCGACGACCTGGCGTTGACCACCGCCGCCCGCAGGCCCGTCTTCGCCGCCGTGCGCGTCACCGGTCCGCTGCTGCACGACGCGCCTGTCCGCAGGCACGCCACCGGCGAGTATCCGTTGGAGGAGCTGAACGACCTGCTGCGGCTCCGCCCGCAGGACGAGCCGCTCGTCACCCGGACCTTCGGGGTGTTCGACCCCGTCAGCCATGCCCAGTCCATCCGGGCGGCGACGCTGCTGAGCGTGCCCAGCGGCGTGTCACCCTGGACGGCGGCGCTCGTCGAGGCGCTGGGCGCCCGTCTGGAGACGTACCGACTCACCGACGAGGACCCGGCCGACGCCGTGGCGCTGGACGGCTGGCTGGCGGACAGGCTGGGGGTCCAGACACCGGCGCGATACATCCCGGAGCCGCCGTGA
- a CDS encoding WXG100 family type VII secretion target: protein MNNWAHLAGNMAVPVLLDQIRRCLGNPGRVMDTAGQWSPEASSLIQDANEGILSAKTELNAYWSGRAAESFNTYIDHISDTIDSTQGIMRNMAALMGDLRTTVDETYCKGLEFIKTCATGVLDAAGSAAQNWYTLWGAVCGAILEALSAFAAATIELLQEAIRTMGEYALTGRALGEEASQLHTPDPLPPNATQPGNWQVNPA from the coding sequence GTGAACAACTGGGCACATCTTGCTGGCAACATGGCGGTGCCAGTCCTTCTCGATCAGATCCGCCGATGCCTGGGAAACCCGGGCAGGGTCATGGACACCGCCGGGCAATGGAGCCCCGAAGCATCCAGTCTCATTCAGGACGCGAATGAAGGGATTCTGTCCGCCAAAACCGAGCTCAACGCTTATTGGAGCGGCCGGGCCGCAGAATCCTTCAACACCTATATCGACCACATCAGCGACACGATCGACAGCACCCAGGGGATTATGCGCAATATGGCCGCACTCATGGGCGATCTACGCACCACGGTCGATGAAACATACTGCAAGGGCCTGGAATTCATCAAGACCTGCGCGACGGGAGTCCTCGATGCCGCCGGCTCAGCCGCCCAGAACTGGTACACCCTATGGGGGGCGGTCTGCGGCGCGATATTGGAAGCACTCTCCGCATTCGCCGCCGCAACCATCGAGTTGCTGCAAGAGGCGATCAGAACGATGGGCGAATATGCGCTCACCGGACGCGCTCTCGGCGAGGAGGCCTCCCAACTCCACACCCCGGATCCCCTTCCACCCAATGCGACACAGCCAGGAAACTGGCAAGTGAATCCGGCATAG